One region of Myxocyprinus asiaticus isolate MX2 ecotype Aquarium Trade chromosome 38, UBuf_Myxa_2, whole genome shotgun sequence genomic DNA includes:
- the LOC127428991 gene encoding bicaudal D-related protein homolog, with protein sequence METYRTDAPVTLHSTRDLLESSLPTEEIHKRLTDDGNSISSHNNDMNRAHSSQLPTLDGLQEQLPVVGDNCHSTVTGQTDDPDQMTVAEDSDPDSPPRKPIRSHLDEALPDLLRSGSPIHRRVSSPVSATLKQVKREVELSRQRSLKLKAQVDKLQRQSESGPGWSQNRERVTEEIQSIVNLLLPMTDCETAELDQPYQANPLDTALLQLQNVARRLALNHTSQGRQKTGEDAAILQQALQERDKAIAKKQAMESELLKSKNELMTLNNQLLEAVQSRLELSIELEAWKDDVQTILHHQLMKQQEEQAQKKSRGFGVLRRSNKPLPPNPDLPTLTHVPLSLSQCPSPNTPGTQRWKDKFRRGRTGTQETVKVSQPQKINREYHFQTVSLD encoded by the exons ATGGAGACGTATAGGACAGATGCACCAGTCACCCTGCACTCAACAAGGGACCTCTTGGAATCATCTCTTCCCACTGAGGAAATACATAAACGATTAACTGACGATGGTAATTCCATTTCAAGTCATAACAATGACATGAACAGAGCTCACAGCTCACAACTGCCCACATTGGATGGGCTACAAGAACAGCTGCCAGTGGTTGGGGACAATTGCCATTCTACTGTGACAGGCCAGACTGATGACCCAGACCAGATGACTGTGGCTGAAGATTCTGACCCAGATTCGCCTCCACGGAAACCCATTCGGTCACACTTAGATGAAGCATTACCGGATCTGCTCCGTAGTGGGAGCCCCATCCACAGACGCGTGTCCAGCCCGGTGTCTGCCACG CTGAAGCAGGTAAAAAGGGAGGTTGAACTATCACGACAGCGCAGTCTGAAGCTTAAGGCTCAGGTGGATAAACTGCAAAGGCAAAGTGAAAGCGGACCTGGTTGGAGTCAAAACAGAGAACGG GTGACAGAGGAGATACAGTCTATTGTGAATCTGCTACTCCCTATGACAGACTGTGAGACTGCAGAATTAGATCAGCCCTACCAGGCCAACCCTTTGGATACTGCACTGCTACAACTGCAGAACGTGGCCCGTAGACTTGCTCTTAATCATACCTCTCAG GGAAGGCAGAAGACAGGGGAAGATGCTGCCATTTTGCAGCAAGCACTACAGGAAAGGGATAAGGCCATTGCAAA GAAACAGGCAATGGAGTCTGAGCTATTGAAAAGCAAGAACGAATTGATGACATTGAACAACCAACTTTTGGAGGCTGTTCAAAGTCGACTAGAATTGTCCATAGAGTTGGAAGCCTGGAAA GATgatgtacagaccattcttcatcACCAGCTTATGAAACAACAGGAGGAACAGGCTCAGAAGAAGTCTAGAGGGTTTGGGGTTCTGCGGCGATCAAATAAGCCCCTCCCTCCAAACCCAGATTTGCCCACCCTAACACATGTGCCTCTGTCTCTATCACAATGTCCATCTCCTAACACTCCAGGAACACAGAGATGGAAGGACAAATTCAGACGTGGGAGAACTGGTACGCAAGAAACTGTTAAAGTGTCTCAGCCACAAAAGATCAACAGAGAATACCATTTTCAAACTGTTTCGTTGGACTGA
- the abhd11 gene encoding protein ABHD11 isoform X1, whose translation MSRFATSNLCRIWTRGVFGRPLSCLSVTGVRDFCSGVSRLDRAGSDSARAVSPVNLTYDVFDGKGDSTPLVFLHGLFGSKSNFHSIAKSLVQRTGRKVLTVDARNHGKSPHSPVLTYEAMTCDLTHLLGQLHIGKCVLIGHSMGGKVAMTTALSQPSLVERLVVVDISPSTTSVHSSFHGYIQAMKEVKIASNIPRSTARRLAEDQLRKLVKERSVRQFLLTNLEEQNGEYSWRINLEAISNHLEDVIGFPEFNTTYEGPTLFLGGSSSAYISSEDYPKIQQLFPCADIQYIPDASHWIHADKPLDFISSIITFLQS comes from the exons ATGTCACGATTTGCCACGAGTAACCTGTGCCGTATTTGGACGAGAGGAGTGTTTGGCAGGCCGTTGTCGTGTTTATCTGTTACCGGAGTTCGGGATTTTTGCAGCGGAGTCTCGCGACTGGACCGCGCTGGCAGTGACAGTGCACGCGCTGTCAG CCCTGTTAACCTGACGTACGATGTGTTTGATGGGAAGGGAGACAGCACACCATTGGTGTTTCTACATGGTTTATTTGGGAGCAAGTCCAACTTTCACTCCATAGCCAAGTCCCTGGTTCAGCGGACAGGAAGGAAG GTGCTGACAGTAGATGCTCGTAACCATGGCAAAAGCCCGCACAGTCCTGTCCTGACCTACGAAGCAATGACCTGTGATCTGACACATCTGCTTGGCCAGCTGCACATTGGGAAGTGTGTCCTGATTGGACACAGCATGGGGGGAAAAGTTGCAATGACGACAGCCCTGTCTCAG CCTAGTTTAGTGGAACGTCTGGTTGTTGTTGACATTAGCCCCTCTACGACCTCCGTCCACAGCAGTTTCCATGGCTACATTCAGGCAATGAAAGAAGTAAAGATAGCCAGCAACATCCCACGTTCCACAGCACGTAGACTGGCCGAGGACCAGCTCAGAAAGCTAGTTAAG GAGCGTTCAGTTCGTCAGTTCCTCCTCACAAACCTGGAGGAGCAAAATGGCGAGTACAGCTGGAGGATTAACCTGGAGGCCATCTCAAACCACCTAGAGGACGTCATAGGTTTTCCTGAATTTAACACCACTTATGAGGGCCCTACACTTTTCTTGGGTGGCAGTAGTTCAGCCTACATAag CTCAGAGGATTACCCTAAAATCCAGCAGCTTTTTCCCTGTGCAGATATCCAGTATATCCCAGATGCCAGTCACTGGATTCATGCTGATAAGCCATTGGATTTCATCAGCTCCATAATAACTTTCCTACAATCATAG
- the abhd11 gene encoding protein ABHD11 isoform X2 has translation MSRFATSNLCRIWTRGVFGRPLSCLSVTGVRDFCSGVSRLDRAGSDSARAVSPVNLTYDVFDGKGDSTPLVFLHGLFGSKSNFHSIAKSLVQRTGRKVLTVDARNHGKSPHSPVLTYEAMTCDLTHLLGQLHIGKCVLIGHSMGGKVAMTTALSQPSLVERLVVVDISPSTTSVHSSFHGYIQAMKEVKIASNIPRSTARRLAEDQLRKLVKERSVRQFLLTNLEEQNGEYSWRINLEAISNHLEDVIGFPEFNTTYEGPTLFLGGSSSAYIRYPVYPRCQSLDSC, from the exons ATGTCACGATTTGCCACGAGTAACCTGTGCCGTATTTGGACGAGAGGAGTGTTTGGCAGGCCGTTGTCGTGTTTATCTGTTACCGGAGTTCGGGATTTTTGCAGCGGAGTCTCGCGACTGGACCGCGCTGGCAGTGACAGTGCACGCGCTGTCAG CCCTGTTAACCTGACGTACGATGTGTTTGATGGGAAGGGAGACAGCACACCATTGGTGTTTCTACATGGTTTATTTGGGAGCAAGTCCAACTTTCACTCCATAGCCAAGTCCCTGGTTCAGCGGACAGGAAGGAAG GTGCTGACAGTAGATGCTCGTAACCATGGCAAAAGCCCGCACAGTCCTGTCCTGACCTACGAAGCAATGACCTGTGATCTGACACATCTGCTTGGCCAGCTGCACATTGGGAAGTGTGTCCTGATTGGACACAGCATGGGGGGAAAAGTTGCAATGACGACAGCCCTGTCTCAG CCTAGTTTAGTGGAACGTCTGGTTGTTGTTGACATTAGCCCCTCTACGACCTCCGTCCACAGCAGTTTCCATGGCTACATTCAGGCAATGAAAGAAGTAAAGATAGCCAGCAACATCCCACGTTCCACAGCACGTAGACTGGCCGAGGACCAGCTCAGAAAGCTAGTTAAG GAGCGTTCAGTTCGTCAGTTCCTCCTCACAAACCTGGAGGAGCAAAATGGCGAGTACAGCTGGAGGATTAACCTGGAGGCCATCTCAAACCACCTAGAGGACGTCATAGGTTTTCCTGAATTTAACACCACTTATGAGGGCCCTACACTTTTCTTGGGTGGCAGTAGTTCAGCCTACATAag ATATCCAGTATATCCCAGATGCCAGTCACTGGATTCATGCTGA
- the LOC127428677 gene encoding claudin-3-like isoform X1, with translation MSMGMEIGGIALGIIGWIIGIITCALPMWRVSAFVGANIVTAQIIWEGLWMNCVVQSTGQMQCKVYDSMLALSQDLQASRAMCVISIILAILGVLVSVMGAKCTNCIEDEASKAKVMIVSGILFILAGLLQLVPVAWVANQTIREFYNPLLSNGQQRELGASLYIGFAAAALLIIGGAMLCCTCPPKEKKYKPPRMGYSAPRSASGGYDRKDYV, from the coding sequence ATGTCAATGGGAATGGAGATCGGGGGCATTGCCCTGGGCATCATAGGTTGGATCATTGGCATCATCACTTGTGCTCTCCCTATGTGGCGTGTCTCTGCCTTCGTTGGCGCGAACATCGTCACTGCCCAAATCATCTGGGAGGGTTTATGGATGAACTGTGTTGTCCAGAGCACTGGACAGATGCAATGTAAGGTCTACGATTCCATGCTGGCTTTATCTCAGGACCTGCAGGCTTCCAGAGCCATGTGCGTCATCTCCATCATCTTGGCAATCCTTGGTGTGTTGGTCTCTGTCATGGGCGCCAAGTGCACCAATTGTATCGAAGATGAAGCATCCAAGGCTAAAGTGATGATTGTTTCTGGCATCCTCTTCATTCTTGCCGGCCTCCTACAGCTCGTTCCAGTGGCCTGGGTGGCAAACCAAACCATTCGGGAATTTTACAACCCACTTCTGTCCAACGGTCAGCAAAGAGAGCTTGGGGCATCACTCTACATAGGATTTGCAGCTGCTGCTCTACTAATAATTGGAGGAGCGATGTTGTGCTGCACCTGTCCCCCAAAGGAGAAGAAGTACAAGCCACCAAGAATGGGCTACTCGGCTCCACGTTCTGCCAGTGGTGGATATGACAGGAAGGACTATGTTTAA
- the LOC127428677 gene encoding claudin-3-like isoform X2, whose translation MAAFGLEIVGVTLSVLGWILDIVCCALPMWRVTAFIGTNIVTAQVYWEGIWMSCVVQSTGQMQCKVYDSMLALPMNLQAARALVVVSIIIGVLALFVAIVGAKCTNCIEDEATKGRVMITSGAAFITAGVMLLIPVSWSAHTVILEFYSPVVPEAQKMEIGTMSMGMEIGGIALGIIGWIIGIITCALPMWRVSAFVGANIVTAQIIWEGLWMNCVVQSTGQMQCKVYDSMLALSQDLQASRAMCVISIILAILGVLVSVMGAKCTNCIEDEASKAKVMIVSGILFILAGLLQLVPVAWVANQTIREFYNPLLSNGQQRELGASLYIGFAAAALLIIGGAMLCCTCPPKEKKYKPPRMGYSAPRSASGGYDRKDYV comes from the exons ATGGCTGCCTTTGGTCTGGAGATAGTGGGAGTCACTCTCTCAGTCCTTGGCTGGATTCTCGACATAGTGTGCTGCGCCTTGCCCATGTGGAGGGTCACCGCATTCATTGGCACCAATATTGTCACAGCGCAGGTGTACTGGGAGGGAATCTGGATGAGCTGTGTGGTCCAGAGTACAGGACAGATGCAGTGTAAAGTCTATGACTCAATGCTGGCTCTTCCGATGAACCTACAGGCGGCTCGTGCCCTGGTGGTGGTGTCCATCATCATCGGTGTCCTGGCACTATTTGTGGCTATAGTGGGGGCCAAGTGCACCAACTGCATTGAAGATGAAGCAACCAAAGGTCGTGTAATGATCACCTCTGGAGCTGCTTTCATAACTGCTGGAGTCATGCTACTTATTCCTGTGTCCTGGTCAGCACACACTGTTATTTTGGAGTTCTATAGCCCAGTTGTACCAGAAGCTCAGAAGATGGAAATAGGA ACCATGTCAATGGGAATGGAGATCGGGGGCATTGCCCTGGGCATCATAGGTTGGATCATTGGCATCATCACTTGTGCTCTCCCTATGTGGCGTGTCTCTGCCTTCGTTGGCGCGAACATCGTCACTGCCCAAATCATCTGGGAGGGTTTATGGATGAACTGTGTTGTCCAGAGCACTGGACAGATGCAATGTAAGGTCTACGATTCCATGCTGGCTTTATCTCAGGACCTGCAGGCTTCCAGAGCCATGTGCGTCATCTCCATCATCTTGGCAATCCTTGGTGTGTTGGTCTCTGTCATGGGCGCCAAGTGCACCAATTGTATCGAAGATGAAGCATCCAAGGCTAAAGTGATGATTGTTTCTGGCATCCTCTTCATTCTTGCCGGCCTCCTACAGCTCGTTCCAGTGGCCTGGGTGGCAAACCAAACCATTCGGGAATTTTACAACCCACTTCTGTCCAACGGTCAGCAAAGAGAGCTTGGGGCATCACTCTACATAGGATTTGCAGCTGCTGCTCTACTAATAATTGGAGGAGCGATGTTGTGCTGCACCTGTCCCCCAAAGGAGAAGAAGTACAAGCCACCAAGAATGGGCTACTCGGCTCCACGTTCTGCCAGTGGTGGATATGACAGGAAGGACTATGTTTAA